From a region of the Candidatus Methylomirabilota bacterium genome:
- a CDS encoding aspartyl protease family protein, translated as MMSRSRRAVFPAGFLSLATLGLSLAGLGLWALWGLWPAPVWAQMYRWTDEQDGVHYSQGIYSVPERFRSKAQLLAYPERPASPAASPSPAGGEASGVTRISFTPGKPIMVSAKINGEGSAQLLLDTGASVTVINPRVLAGMGIGSREAVRSTIKGATGTADVLLVPVESIEVGGARSGPLRVAAHDVDLGQGDGLLGRDFLDQFTVNIDNTAGVVTISPK; from the coding sequence ATGATGAGTCGATCGCGGCGAGCGGTGTTCCCGGCTGGCTTCCTGAGCTTGGCGACCCTTGGGCTGAGCTTGGCGGGCCTAGGGCTTTGGGCGCTCTGGGGGCTCTGGCCCGCGCCGGTGTGGGCCCAGATGTACCGCTGGACCGACGAGCAGGATGGTGTCCACTACAGCCAGGGGATCTACAGCGTGCCGGAGCGCTTCCGGTCGAAGGCGCAGCTCCTCGCGTATCCCGAGAGGCCGGCGTCGCCCGCCGCGAGCCCCTCGCCGGCTGGGGGTGAGGCGTCCGGCGTGACGCGCATCTCCTTCACGCCGGGCAAGCCCATCATGGTGTCCGCCAAGATCAACGGCGAGGGATCGGCACAGCTTCTGCTCGACACCGGGGCGTCGGTGACCGTGATCAACCCGCGCGTCCTGGCCGGGATGGGCATCGGGTCGCGCGAGGCCGTTAGATCAACGATCAAGGGCGCCACGGGCACAGCCGACGTCCTCTTGGTGCCCGTGGAAAGCATCGAGGTGGGCGGCGCGCGCTCGGGCCCGCTCCGTGTCGCGGCGCACGACGTCGATCTTGGGCAGGGTGACGGGCTCCTGGGCCGCGACTTCCTCGACCAGTTCACGGTCAATATCGACAACACGGCCGGCGTCGTGACGATCTCCCCCAAGTAA